The sequence TCGGCAGCAGATAATCGTGCACGTGCGGGCAGACATTGCCAAGTCCGCATTTCTCGGCCTTGATGATCGGCTCGAGCTGCGCGAGGAGCGCCCTGGCGTTGAATATCCTGGGCGGTGCCGCGGTCATCGGTGCGGCCAGGAAGTGGACGTCGGCTTCGATCCCTGGCTTGGGACCAGCCGCGGCGGGAGCCGTGTAGACGAACAGCATGCCGCCGCGCGCCAATCTGACCGGTGCCAGCGGCCGATTCGCTGCATCGGTGCTTTCAGGACGGAACGAGAATGCCGAGGCTTCGTCCCGCGATACCGGAATGTGCGTCTTGAGCGATGGGATTGCGCTGGCGAGCCGGGGACCGAGGCGATCCTCCGACGGCTGACGCCGCATGACGAACCGCACGTCCGACAGGATCTCGAATCCGGCAAAGCCTTTTTCGAGGGCAAGCTCGGCACAGCGATTGAGCCAGTAGACCTGGACGGTCTCGCGGGTGGTGTACCCGTTGCCCTGGAACGTGACCCGATAGACGTCAGGCCGCAATTCCCGGACGTCCGCGCCGCCAGTCAGACCTGATTGCTGATACGGTGTCGCACACGAGGTGAGCATGGCGGCCGCAGCTGCCAACATCAAAGCACGAATAAATATACTAAACATATGCAACGCCCCCAATGCGCAACTTCTAAGGTACATGAGGCGTTGGCGTCAATGCCCGGCAGTGTGTCGCCGGAGCGAGGCGGAAGCGCCGCGCCGCATCCGAGGGAGTGTGCGGCGATCTCCAGCTTGACTGGCGCGACCCGTTGCGCGAAGCCCAATCATCCCCGATATGATCTGATCCGGACACCGAGACCGATGAACGCACCTGCCGCATCCCACAAGCTTCTCAAAGGCGCTACCGGCGATTGGGAGATGGTCATCGGCATGGAGATCCATGCCCAGGTGACCTCGAACTCAAAACTGTTCTCGGGCGCTTCGACCGCATTCGGCGGCGAGCCGAACAGCCACGTGTCGCTGGTTGACGCGGCGATGCCGGGCATGCTGCCCGTGATCAACGAGGAATGTGTCAGACAGGCTGTCCGGACCGGGCTCGGCCTCAATGCTCAGATCAACCTGCGCTCGGTGTTCGACCGCAAAAACTATTTCTATCCGGACTCGCCGCAGGGTTACCAGATCAGCCAGTATAAGTCGCCGGTGGTGGGCGAGGGCGAGGTCCTGATCGAGCTCGACGGCGGCCGCAGCGTCACCATCGGAATCGAGCGGCTGCATCTGGAGCAGGACGCCGGCAAGTTGATGCACGACCAGTCGCCGACCATGTCCTATGTCGATCTCAACCGCTGCGGCGTGGCGCTGATGGAGATCGTCTCCAAGCCCGACATCCGCGATGCCGAGCAGGCCAAGGCCTATGTGACCAAGCTGCGCTCGATCCTGCGCTATCTCGGCACCTGCGACGGCGACATGGAGAAGGGGAGCTTGCGCGCCGACGTCAACGTCTCCGTGCGCAAGCCGGGCGCGCCGCTCGGCACCCGCTGCGAAATCAAGAACATGAACTCGATCAACTTTATCGGCCAGGCGATCGAGTTCGAGGCGCGCCGGCAGATCGAGATCCTGGAGGACGGCGGCCAGATCGACCAGGAAACCCGGCTCTATGACCCCAACAAGGGCGAGACGCGCTCGATGCGCTCCAAGGAAGAGGCGCATGACTATCGCTACTTCCCAGATCCCGACCTCCTGCCGCTCGAGTTCAGCCAGGAGTTCGTCGACGCGCTGAAGGCCGAGCTCCCCGAGCTGCCGGACCAGAAGAAGACGCGCTTCGTCGCCGATCTCGGCCTGTCGGCTTACGACGCGAGCGTGCTCGTTGCCGAGCGCGAGAGCGCGGTGTTCTACGAAACCGTGCTGGACAAGCTCGCCAACCGCGCGCGCGACGGCAAGATGGCGGCGAACTGGGTGATCAATGAGCTGTTCGGCCGTCTCAACAAGGAAGGCCGGGATATTACGGACTCTCCGGTTGGCGCCGAGCAGCTTGCCGCGATCATCGACCTGATCGGCGAGGGCACGATCTCGGGCAAGATCGCCAAGGATCTGTTCGAGATCGTCTGGCAGGAAGGCGGCGATCCCCGCGCGCTGGTCGAAAGCCGCGGCATGAAGCAGGTGACGGATCTTTCGGCGATCGAAAAGGTTGTCGACGACATCATTGCCGCCAATCCCGACAAGGCCGCGCAGGTCAAGGACAAGCCGCAGTCGCTCGGCTGGTTCGTCGGCCAGGTGATGAAGGCATCCGGCGGCAAGGCGAACCCGCAGGCGGTCAACGACCTGCTCAAGTCCAAGCTCGGCATCTAACCTCACGCGTTCGAACGAGGTGGCGGACACGTATCGTCACCTCGCCCGGCGTCGAGACAGACGCGCACGCATCGCCGGCGGCGCGCTTCATTCGTCAAGGTCACGATGCGAATCGCGGGTCGCGCGATTCGCGCAAAACGGCGACTTGCACACGCTCTGACGAGCGCTTCCGCCATTAAGCATGAAAATAATTTCGTTGCCAAAATTCACGACTCAGAGTCCGCGACTCTGCCCGGCGACGCGATCGCGCGCGCTGCAGCGCGCGTCATCGCACTGATCATGCGCGATGTGCGCGTGCAGAATATTACTTGCTGCATAGGGTTTTCTTGCAATCGCTGCGCTCGTCGACATCGATGCGGCGCGAAGCATTTGCGATCGTGGACGCGCGTCTCTGCGTGTCGGCAAATCAGGCGCGGCTGGCGCACGCGCACTGCGCCGTCAACACTTCCTTAAGTCAGAAGATGTTTTTTTCGTCGTGTTGGTGTATTCGGGATGAGTGTGCATCTCGATCCCCGAGTGCACGCAGCGATTAAAGCCATCTCACACATCGGAGGGCAACATGGCCAAGAAAGCGAAGAAGGCGAAGAAGGCGAAGAGCGCAGTGAAGAAGACTGCGAAGAAGACCCGCAAGGTCGCGAAGAAGAAGAAGTAACTTCGCTTCTGAAGTTGCCGGCTCTTTGAGCGCCGGCACGTCATCAGCACCTCCCAAAGGTTCTGGTCGACGATAGAGGGTGTCGGCGAGACATCAGGTCAACGGTCGGATCGCCTCTTTCGCGGTCCGGCAGAAGAAACAAGTTTTCTTCGTTCGGTGCGGTTCTCTTTCCAAAGGGCTCCGCAATTTCACAAGCGGCCTTCGGGCCAACGTGGAATCTGGTCCTGACGTGTTCGCCGACGCCCTCGTTCTGTTGAGGCCGGGGCATTGCCGGCATTCCCATTTCCCCACATTGCTGATCCGACCGCGCCGTGGCTGCGCTGATGCGACCGTACTGCCCGGGGCAGGCGCGCGACGGCATTGCGCCTGCTCGACGTTCGCACGGGAGCGCCCTCATTCACGGCAGGGCCATCGCATGTGGCCTGTTGGACGGCCTGAGCGCGCGCCTCGTCCTTCGAGATGACCGCTCCGCGGTCTCCTCGGGATGAGGCAAGCGGCACCTTTGCCCGCCGAAACTCCTTCCGCGTACTCCATCCAGAGGGCCCGCCAAAGGCGGGCGTCTCGAAGGATGGCCGCAGGGACGCCGCTTCCATATGCGATCGCCCTGCACGGTGTCATCGTCCGGCTTCCGATCGGGCGATCAAGTAACGCCGTGGCATTTCATGCGACGATTGCCGTCTCTGCAAATATTGGGTCATCCGCCCAGCGGGCGACGACAACGCGCGGCGCCATGCTCGATGCCCACGCGCCACTCCGCGCGATGGTTATCGTTGTCCGAAAATCGCACGGTAAACCGAATCTGACGAATCTCGGAAATCCCTGCAGAACGAAGACTTTTTGAATTCGGCGAGCGGATGGCGCGCCGTCGCGTTTACGTCTGCTTCATCGCGATACTTAAACTGCCATTCAAATTTGCCCGCCATCATCGCCTCCAACAAGCCGGCAAACGGCATTGGGCAAGAAGACTCGGGGATGAGTTGAACCGTGTGTGATCCAGGAAGGGTCATGCACATCAGAGTTGGACGGGAGCCGCACTCGGGGAACGAGGCGGCACAAGAAAAAAGGGGATGCGTGATGTTTCAGGGTACTTTCGATCTCGATACGGCGACGCCGATCGATGCGAGCGCGCTGTCGGACGTGCTGTTCGAGCGCGGAATCTATTGGGCGAGCGGCCGCTCCGGCCTGGTCGATCTCGTCGCCGCGCATAAATGGTTCAACCTCGCCGCCCTGAAGGGCCGCAAGGACGCTGTGGCGCTGCGCCAGGAAATCGCCAGCCAGATGTCGGATGCCGAGATCGCGGCCGCCCAGCGCGATGCGAGGGCGTGGGTTTCGGCCCAGTGAGCGGAGACCGGCATCCGGATCCGTGCTTCAGGCGCGCGCGGTTGGGCTGAATCAAGTTCGTTGACCGTGCTACCGCTCAAGAACCCGCACGGCACGAGCGATCCAACCGGAATGGCGAGCCGGTGCTGATGGCGCCTCGCATGGCGGCCCCGGCGATCCAGCCGCTGGAGGCGGACACGCATATATAAGGAGAGCGCGAATCGGGGCAGTTCAGCGGCACTGATCCTTGCGCCAGGCTTTCGCGGCCGTTCGACGATCGCTTTCAGTTGAAACGGCGCAATCGGGCTTGATTCTGCTGCTGGGTGGCGGAGAGGGAGGGATTCGAACCCTCGATACAGCTTGAGACCGTATGACGCTTTAGCAAAGCGTTGCCTTCAGCCACTCGGCCACCTCTCCGGTGCGAGCCTTATGCATCTAATTGCTTGGGCTGGTCAATTTGGAAGCGCGTGTTTTCGTTCGAATATTCCCAGCGATCTTCGAAACAAGACGGGTCTCCCCTCGGGGCGAGAACCCCAATTCCCCGCCAACGGGCATAGAGCCGGCATGTCCGGCCGGTGTCGCAGGGGCGGTTTCCCGCACGCAAGCCGCCTTTTCTCGAATACGCGGCTGAGTTTCTCGCCAAAGTCAGCGAGCGCGGCGGAAGGTCGGGCTGCCGGGCTCGATCCGACCTGCCGGCACGCGGCGGGCCTCGCCGTGACCACGCCTGCGCAGGATGAGGGGCGCGAACGAGAGGGGCATGCCTTCTCCTTGAGTGTCCTTCCGATTCTGCGATTCGAGTGCGCGACAGCCGTTTCGGACCCGCTCCCAGTTGGGTCGCCTTATGTGTGGAACTTTGAAGGCAAATGGAACCGTCTCGAAAACATTAGCTTTAACAATGCGTTACGAGGGCGCGTCGATCACATCTGCGTGTTATTTGTGCAACACTCTCTGGGAAACGCGCGTCATAGGCCCGTTCCGGAGCGTTCTGTTGTTGTGTGTGCAAGGACGTTCGGTAATTGTGACTGAGCGACGGAGGGGGGCATCCCGAGGTCGTCCCGTTTTAGGTGGTTCGCTTAAGTCCCTCGCGTTCAGCGGGTGTGTCCGAAGGCGCGAAGCGGCTAAGCGGTGAGTTAAGGGACAAGGGAACCAACCTTAGGGTGTCGTCACCCAGCGGATCCGGAACCTTCCCTATAGAGCAAACTTGGAGGTTTAACATGAAGTTGGTTAAGAGCCTTTTGCTCGGTTCAGCGGCGGGTCTGATCGCCGTTGGCGGAGCACAGGCAGCCGATCTCCCCGTGAAGGCCAAAGCGGTCGAATACGTGAAGATCTGCTCCCTGTACGGTGCCGGATTCTACTACATCCCGGGCACTGATACCTGCATCAAGCTGGGTGGTTATCTGCGCGCTGAAGTCGGGCTGAACACCAATAGCATCTACGGCATTGAGAACGGTTCGCCGGGTGGCGCGAAGAACCGCCTCAGCAACTACTACACCATGCGCGCTCGTGAAGATCTCAACATCGACACGCGCACCGCGACCGAGTACGGCGTCGTCCGCACCTTCTTTGATGCGACGTTCTCCTGGACCACCGGCGGCTATATCGGCACCGGCTCCGCTACCGGCGCGACCGCTTACAGCTCGACGATCGCTGGCTCGACGACCCTCAATCCCAGCGACGGCGGCACCTCGGGCGGTTCGCTCGGCGTGTACTACGCCTTCATCCAGTTCGCTGGCTTCACGATGGGTAAGGCCGTGTCGCAGTTCGACGCGCCCTGGACCAACTATCCCGGCAACAACATCGACAGCCTCGTCGGCGGCAGCGGCACGGTCACTGGCGTCAACCAGTTCAGCTACACCGCTGACTTCGGTCAGGGCGTGACGGCGTCGTTCTCGGCAGAAGATAGGGCGGCCTACTATGATGCCGGCAACATCAACCTGACGGGTGCGACGGCAGCCGGCTTGGTCGGTGGCTCCTACGGTTCGAACGGCATCGGCGGCACGCGTTCGCCGAACCTCGTCGGCATGGTCCGTGTCGACCAGGCCTGGGGCCTCTTCCAGGCGTCGGTTGCTGCGCATGACAACCACGTCGGCTACTACGGCGCGACCGAACTGACTGGCCATCCCGACGACAAGTGGGGTTGGGCGGTTCAGCTCGCTCTGTCGATCAAGAACATCCCGACTGGTGCGGGTGACGTGATCAACATCCAGGGCGTCTACACCGACGGTGCGACCCGCTACAACTTCCAGAACCTGGCGGGCAGCACCTATTCCATC comes from Bradyrhizobium diazoefficiens and encodes:
- a CDS encoding porin; translation: MKLVKSLLLGSAAGLIAVGGAQAADLPVKAKAVEYVKICSLYGAGFYYIPGTDTCIKLGGYLRAEVGLNTNSIYGIENGSPGGAKNRLSNYYTMRAREDLNIDTRTATEYGVVRTFFDATFSWTTGGYIGTGSATGATAYSSTIAGSTTLNPSDGGTSGGSLGVYYAFIQFAGFTMGKAVSQFDAPWTNYPGNNIDSLVGGSGTVTGVNQFSYTADFGQGVTASFSAEDRAAYYDAGNINLTGATAAGLVGGSYGSNGIGGTRSPNLVGMVRVDQAWGLFQASVAAHDNHVGYYGATELTGHPDDKWGWAVQLALSIKNIPTGAGDVINIQGVYTDGATRYNFQNLAGSTYSIYGDTGAFGAYQSLGIASAPDTVYTTGSSQESVKTWGFRGAYTHNWDPYWNTAIYGAYAHAGFGSLGKAAICANMVGLLGLTGTCDPNFNVGQVGLITRWTPVKNLTFSADLNWTRIDQKYSGLIAAPAIAGTAKPAAVYEMKDQDSFTLLLRAQRNW
- the gatB gene encoding Asp-tRNA(Asn)/Glu-tRNA(Gln) amidotransferase subunit GatB, with the translated sequence MNAPAASHKLLKGATGDWEMVIGMEIHAQVTSNSKLFSGASTAFGGEPNSHVSLVDAAMPGMLPVINEECVRQAVRTGLGLNAQINLRSVFDRKNYFYPDSPQGYQISQYKSPVVGEGEVLIELDGGRSVTIGIERLHLEQDAGKLMHDQSPTMSYVDLNRCGVALMEIVSKPDIRDAEQAKAYVTKLRSILRYLGTCDGDMEKGSLRADVNVSVRKPGAPLGTRCEIKNMNSINFIGQAIEFEARRQIEILEDGGQIDQETRLYDPNKGETRSMRSKEEAHDYRYFPDPDLLPLEFSQEFVDALKAELPELPDQKKTRFVADLGLSAYDASVLVAERESAVFYETVLDKLANRARDGKMAANWVINELFGRLNKEGRDITDSPVGAEQLAAIIDLIGEGTISGKIAKDLFEIVWQEGGDPRALVESRGMKQVTDLSAIEKVVDDIIAANPDKAAQVKDKPQSLGWFVGQVMKASGGKANPQAVNDLLKSKLGI
- a CDS encoding CC0125/CC1285 family lipoprotein, producing MGALHMFSIFIRALMLAAAAAMLTSCATPYQQSGLTGGADVRELRPDVYRVTFQGNGYTTRETVQVYWLNRCAELALEKGFAGFEILSDVRFVMRRQPSEDRLGPRLASAIPSLKTHIPVSRDEASAFSFRPESTDAANRPLAPVRLARGGMLFVYTAPAAAGPKPGIEADVHFLAAPMTAAPPRIFNARALLAQLEPIIKAEKCGLGNVCPHVHDYLLPKDMLTPQQGIRGAPPSPR